In Oryza brachyantha chromosome 1, ObraRS2, whole genome shotgun sequence, the following are encoded in one genomic region:
- the LOC102704093 gene encoding pentatricopeptide repeat-containing protein At5g66631, translated as MPRPAGATARVSLYLRRARLIDSLRLRLRSPSSPPPLPPPDDPVVALHAIRAAPTPASAVSIFRAVPTPQPLPLFQALASRLASFAALPDLRSLLACFPLPPPPLARLRLLAAAGDHASALDAFASVPATPHRPAEAHNLLMELHVRAADHAATVEAFRSMVREGALPNARTYTVVIAHLASAGFVDQALEVFRLLPSLRARRTTRQYNVLAEALAAAGKFEQLRWLVREMVAVDGVMPGPQMRAAIAAMREEGHTEGTEDFLEELSPNERIGYAVDDVEGEGDSEEEEDDEDAANRDKGRGRAQATLKPWLDPRELARALEGWEPREVAELEAAGIVWTPRLVCKLLRAFKKAETAWEFFCWVACRPGGFAHDRHTVARMVAILARAGHVELVERLLGKVRSDGILLPFATVRLVIDFYGLSKKADAAIRVFREADSICGALSRPNLTLLCSSLLRTLAKCRRGVDAMELLEEMMARGVLPDLQTFSGLMEHLAGAGDLKGVHRLLGLVRQCDLQPDGYMYSVLVRAYCKQERAALALKLFDEMRGAGVAPDAPTKALLVKSLWREGKLREAAQVEERCEDTAGGLPEASPGHVWTASAADLEKVFDIYYGCFTQPRAAQTA; from the coding sequence AtgccccggccggccggcgccaccgcccgcgTGTCCCTCTACCTCCGCCGGGCCCGCCTCATCGACTCCctgcgcctccgcctccgctccccttcctcgccgccgcctttgcCCCCGCCCGACGACCCCGTCGTCGCGCTCCACGCCATCCGCGCCGCCCccacgccggcgtcggcggtctCCATCTTCCGCGCCGTCCCGACGCCCCAGCCGCTCCCGCTCTTCCAGGCCCTCGCCTCCCGGCTCGCCTCCTTCGCCGCGCTCCCCGACCTCCGCTCCCTCCTCGCCTGCTTCCCCTtgcccccgccgcctctcgctcgcctccgcctcctcgccgccgcgggggacCACGCCTCCGCCCTCGACGCCTTCGCTTCCGTTCCGGCCACGCCGCACCGCCCCGCCGAGGCGCACAACCTCCTCATGGAACTCCACGTCCGCGCCGCTGACCATGCCGCCACCGTGGAGGCCTTCCGCTCCATGGTCCGGGAAGGCGCGCTCCCGAACGCCCGCACCTACACCGTCGTCATCGCCCACCTTGCCTCCGCGGGGTTCGTGGACCAGGCGCTCGAGGTGttccgcctcctcccgtcgTTGCGCGCGCGGCGGACCACCCGGCAGTACAACGTGCTCGCCGAGGCgcttgcggcggcggggaagtTCGAGCAGCTCCGGTGGCTCGTCCGCGAGATGGTGGCCGTCGACGGCGTCATGCCCGGTCCGCAAATGcgggccgccatcgccgccatgAGGGAAGAGGGCCACACGGAGGGCACGGAGGATTTCCTCGAGGAGCTTTCACCAAACGAACGAATCGGTTACGCCGTGGACGACGTCGAGGGCGAGGGAGatagcgaggaggaggaggacgatgaAGACGCGGCCAACCGTGACAAGGGCAGAGGCAGAGCTCAGGCAACGCTGAAGCCATGGCTGGACCCGCGCGAGCTCGCCAGGGCGCTGGAAGGATGGGAGCCGAGGGAGGTGGCCGAGCTGGAGGCCGCTGGGATCGTGTGGACGCCGCGCCTCGTGTGCAAGCTGCTGCGCGCGTTCAAGAAGGCAGAGACGGCATGGGAGTTCTTCTGCTGGGTGGCGTGCCGCCCCGGCGGCTTCGCGCACGACCGGCACACGGTGGCGAGGATGGTCGCCAtcctcgcccgcgccggccacgTCGAACTGGTCGAACGCCTTCTGGGCAAGGTGCGGTCCGATGGCATCCTCCTCCCGTTCGCCACCGTGCGGCTGGTCATCGACTTCTACGGCCTCTCCAAGAAGGCCGACGCGGCGATCAGGGTGTTCCGGGAAGCCGACTCCATCTGCGGCGCCCTGTCGAGGCCCAACCTGACGCTGCTCTGCTCGTCGCTGCTGCGGACGCTGGCGAAATGCCGGAGAGGTGTGGACGCCATGGAGCTCCTCGAGGAGATGATGGCGCGGGGCGTCCTCCCCGACCTGCAGACGTTCTCCGGCCTGATGGAGCAcctggccggcgccggcgacctcaAGGGCGTGCACCGGCTGCTCGGGCTGGTCCGGCAGTGCGATCTGCAGCCCGACGGGTACATGTACAGCGTGCTGGTCAGGGCCTACTGCAAGCAGGagcgcgccgcgctcgcgctgaagctgttcgacgaaatgcgcggcgctggggtcGCCCCCGACGCGCCCACCAAGGCGCTGCTGGTGAAGAGCCTCTGGAGGGAGGGCAAGCtccgggaggcggcgcaggtgGAGGAGAGGTGCGAGGACACGGCCGGCGGCCTCCCGGAGGCGTCGCCGGGGCACGTATggacggcgagcgccgccgaCCTGGAGAAGGTATTCGACATCTACTACGGTTGCTTCACTCAGCCTCGTGCAGCACAAACAGCATGA
- the LOC102704369 gene encoding protein NETWORKED 4B-like, with the protein MKPPLERNPTKKRHSWWWDSHISPKNSKWLAENLEEMDKQVKEMLQLIEEDGDSFAKKAQMYYQRRPMLITHVENFYRMYRALAERYDNVTGELRKNITTRLQYQGSLTGSDYGSELQRSPSPSPEPQKSWTREQSPRAAGFDVFLSNKSNGSPASRKEHEDLASQSESDAKSEDGEDDGIAYTLHQRVLELEDELNAAKQKLHNANEKLEILEERNLRCHCDSKQNGNSADQSATKDKLQSSQQEIDNLKNSLEVLSEEHSRLLGQNKKLEAEIVNLKEEIASDRQQFEEKLSHSDAEIDKCRQELADASEKLLQEKSSNSSVTAELQGTIESIRLKLEKVCEEKLLVENKFKQLEEANSEAEKYNQELSHATERLSEEKFKHEAEILALNQAIEHLKSKLESIAQEKSLLKSWFTDLEQVVEQGRRIFPE; encoded by the exons ATGAAGCCACCTTTGGAGAGGAACCCTACCAAGAAGCGCCATTCGTGGTGGTGGGACAGTCACATTAGCCCTAAGAACTCAAAATGGCTTGCAGAAAATCTTGAAG agaTGGACAAGCAAGTGAAGGAAATGCTGCAGCTGATTGAGGAGGACGGTGATTCCTTCGCGAAGAAAGCACAGATGTACTACCAGAGGCGTCCAATGCTCATCACCCACGTCGAAAATTTCTACCGGATGTACCGTGCTCTAGCTGAGCGTTATGACAATGTCACTGGTGAATTGCGCAAGAACATCACTACAAGGCTGCAGTATCAGGGATCTTTGACAGGTTCAGACTACGGTTCTGAGCTGCAAAGGTCACCCTCACCATCTCCTGAACCACAGAAATCCTGGACAAGAGAGCAGAGCCCTAGAGCTGCCGGTTTCGATGTCTTCCTGTCCAACAAGAGCAATGGCTCACCGGCCTCAAGGAAGGAGCATGAGGATTTGGCTTCACAGTCAGAATCTGATGCAAAGTCTGAAGATGGTGAGGATGATGGCATTGCCTACACATTGCACCAGAGAGTTCTTGAGCTTGAGGATGAGCTCAATGCCGCAAAACAGAAACTGCATAATGCTAATGAAAAACTTGAGATTTTGGAAGAGAGGAACTTGAGGTGCCATTGTGATTCTAAACAAAATGGAAACAGTGCtgaccaaagtgcaacaaagGATAAGCTACAGTCTTCACAACAAGAGATTGACAATCTCAAAAACAGTCTTGAAGTTTTGTCAGAAGAGCACTCTAGGCTGTTGGGACAAAACAAGAAACTGGAGGCTGAAATTGTCAATCTAAAGGAAGAAATTGCTTCAGATAGACAGCAATTTGAGGAGAAACTATCTCATAGTGATGCTGAAATTGACAAGTGCAGGCAAGAACTTGCTGATGCTTCTGAGAAGCTTCTGCAAGAGAAGTCATCCAACAGTTCAGTGACAGCTGAGTTGCAGGGTACAATTGAAAGCATCAGGCTCAAACTTGAAAAAGTTTGTGAGGAGAAATTACTCGTGGAGAACAAGTTTAAGCAGCTGGAGGAAGCAAACTCTGAAGCTGAAAAGTACAATCAAGAACTATCTCATGCTACAGAGAGGCTTTcagaagagaagttcaaacACGAGGCTGAGATTCTTGCATTGAATCAGGCCATTGAACATCTGAAATCCAAACTGGAGAGCATTGCTCAAGAGAAATCGCTGCTTAAATCATGGTTTACCGACCTAGAGCAAGTTGTGGAGCAAGGAAGGAGAATTTTCCCAGAGTAG
- the LOC102704650 gene encoding protein NETWORKED 4B-like codes for MKRMHRMPTRKSHSWWWDSHISPKNSKWLAENLEEMDKQVKDMLKLIEDEGDSFAKKAEMYFERRPLLVTQVENFYRMYRALAERYDNVTGELRKNIPSSLQSQGSLSVSESDSETQSIPPTPEPNLEEKTPKQKRKTRAAGFDVFLGSGGSSDVSKKGSDGSSSSSESDSEVDEAREENSDGSPFALNARIAELEDELQEAREKLEALEEKNTRCQCEKLEEKLKASHSEINSLQKELEEKVRSLESNRGINSEKEDLEAAILANKNEIEELKGRIASADRHYEGQLAHRDHEVAKCKELEQVYERYSHDKSTLETEVRKLQDVVKNFEGDLAKISQEKLQLEAKVRELEQASHSLDDSSAEIMKLQETIKDLQTRLDNDSNEKRMLEERAIEFEQVHRELEGSRTEVAELQATINDLKAELGRALQEKSHLESRIKDLEQSMACNLEKFLLEKSSLDAEIEELTEVNASLEAKLTSTDAQLQELQEEKSQASIDSEKHISDLRTKLELLSSEKAGVVSRLSSLSADVTARDERISEMDGHLHQLHLEHAELIAEAGAARAAASELRGRVSELEEEVERQKRMVADGAEGKREAIRQLCFSLEHYRHGYQQLRQLLQGHHKRPLVMAT; via the exons ATGAAGCGCATGCACAGGATGCCAACAAGGAAGTCCCATTCATGGTGGTGGGACAGCCACATTAGTCCCAAAAACTCCAAATGGCTAGCTGAGAATCTAGAAG AGATGGATAAGCAAGTAAAAGATATGCTGAAGCTCATTGAGGATGAAGGTGATTCTTTTGCAAAGAAGGCCGAGATGTATTTTGAACGGCGGCCTTTGCTTGTAACTCAAGTTGAGAACTTCTATCGCATGTATCGCGCTCTTGCTGAGCGTTATGACAATGTGACCGGGGAATTACGCAAGAATATTCCATCGTCACTCCAATCGCAAGGCTCTCTTAGTGTGTCTGAATCTGATTCTGAGACACAATCTATTCCCCCAACTCCTGAGCCTAACTTGGAAGAGAAAACACCAAAACAGAAGCGTAAAACAAGAGCAGCTGGCTTTGATGTCTTCCTTGGTTCTGGTGGAAGCTCAGACGTTTCCAAGAAGGGGAGTGATggatcatcatcttcttcagaATCTGATTCTGAGGTCGATGAAGCGAGAGAAGAAAACAGTGATGGAAGCCCTTTTGCACTGAATGCGCGAATTGCCGAGCTAGAAGACGAGCTTCAGGAAGCAAGGGAAAAACTTGAGGCACTTGAGGAAAAGAATACGCGTTGCCAATGCGAAAAACTTGAGGAGAAGTTGAAGGCTTCGCATTCAGAAATCAACAGCCTTCAGAAGGAACTTGAAGAAAAAGTCCGATCTTTGGAGAGTAACAGAGGCATTAACAGCGAAAAGGAAGATTTGGAAGCTGCAATTCTGGCAAACAAGAATGAGATCGAGGAGCTGAAAGGAAGAATAGCCTCAGCAGATAGGCACTATGAAGGCCAACTAGCTCATCGTGACCATGAAGTGGCAAAGTGCAAGGAGCTTGAACAAGTTTATGAGAGGTATTCCCATGATAAATCTACTCTTGAGACAGAAGTAAGAAAGCTCCAAGACGTTGTCAAGAATTTTGAAGGTGACCTGGCAAAAATATCACAGGAGAAATTACAGCTCGAGGCCAAGGTTAGGGAGCTTGAGCAAGCATCTCACAGCCTAGATGATTCATCAGCAGAGATCATGAAGCTACAGGAAACAATCAAGGATCTGCAAACAAGACTGGATAATGATTCAAATGAGAAGAGAATGCTCGAAGAACGTGCTATCGAGTTCGAACAAGTTCACAGGGAGCTGGAGGGTTCAAGAACTGAGGTGGCAGAGCTACAAGCTACAATCAACGATCTGAAAGCTGAGCTAGGAAGAGCTCTGCAAGAGAAATCCCATCTGGAGAGCCGTATCAAGGATCTTGAACAATCAATGGCTTGTAATCTGGAAAAATTCTTGCTGGAGAAATCCTCACTTGATGCCGAGATCGAAGAACTGACAGAGGTAAATGCTTCTCTCGAAGCCAAGCTGACATCCACTGATGCACAGCTCCAAGAACTCCAAGAGGAGAAATCACAAGCTTCCATTGACAGCGAGAAGCATATCTCCGATCTTAGAACAAAGCTCGAGCTTCTTTCATCAGAGAAAGCCGGAGTGGTGAGCAGGCTGTCCAGCTTGTCAGCTGACGTCACGGCTCGTGATGAGAGGATCAGTGAGATGGACGGCCACCTGCACCAGCTGCACCTGGAGCACGCCGAGCTGATCGCCGAGGCCGGCGctgcgcgggcggcggcgtcggagcTGCGCGGCCGGGTGTcggagctggaggaggaggtggagaggcAGAAGCGGATGGtggccgacggcgcggagggGAAGCGGGAGGCGATCCGGCAGCTCTGCTTCTCGCTGGAGCACTACCGCCATGGGTACCAGCAGCTCCGGCAGCTGCTGCAGGGCCACCACAAGAGGCCATTGGTGATGGCCACCTGA